Proteins co-encoded in one Dehalogenimonas sp. WBC-2 genomic window:
- the ccsA/resC gene encoding cytochrome c-type biogenesis protein CcsA/ResC: protein MNSMQAIFFWGALVALGLIALFLIIYVVGLQKSGHTKGTGGSLKSIEQILLGMMVLVVTLLTGVIAARWIETGHGPFSSMFEFSIAFAWGIVILGILYWFRYRIMLVSGASSVIALALLVYASQLSSQAAELVPALQQSFLLSTHVAAAAISYGAFAIGFIAAILILWQRRKTISWLPSPETLDRISYHTVIIGFPLLTLVIILGAIWAEQSWGRYWSWDPKESAALVTWLFYAGYLHTRILKGWQGTRSAVLLVIAFTAVIFTFFGNYIFQGLHAYS from the coding sequence ATGAATTCTATGCAGGCCATCTTCTTCTGGGGAGCACTGGTCGCTCTGGGGCTCATTGCCTTATTTTTGATTATTTACGTAGTTGGGCTCCAGAAGAGCGGACACACCAAGGGCACCGGGGGCAGTCTCAAGTCCATTGAACAGATACTCCTGGGCATGATGGTGCTGGTGGTTACCCTTCTAACAGGTGTTATAGCGGCGCGTTGGATAGAAACCGGTCATGGCCCGTTTTCCAGCATGTTTGAATTTTCGATAGCTTTCGCCTGGGGTATTGTCATTTTAGGCATCCTGTATTGGTTTCGCTATCGGATAATGCTGGTCAGCGGCGCTTCAAGCGTGATAGCTCTGGCGCTACTGGTTTACGCCAGCCAGTTATCGTCTCAGGCAGCGGAGTTGGTACCGGCATTGCAACAGAGCTTTCTACTTTCAACCCACGTGGCCGCCGCCGCCATCTCTTATGGTGCTTTCGCTATCGGTTTCATCGCAGCCATCCTGATTTTATGGCAACGGCGTAAAACTATCAGTTGGCTGCCTTCTCCCGAAACTCTAGACCGTATCAGTTACCACACGGTTATTATTGGTTTTCCGCTGCTGACACTGGTAATTATCCTGGGGGCTATCTGGGCAGAACAATCATGGGGCCGGTACTGGTCTTGGGATCCCAAAGAATCGGCCGCCCTGGTTACCTGGCTTTTTTACGCCGGTTACCTTCATACCCGTATCCTCAAGGGCTGGCAGGGAACCCGCTCCGCGGTACTACTTGTGATAGCCTTCACGGCGGTTATCTTCACCTTTTTCGGCAATTATATTTTCCAGGGGTTGCACGCTTACAGCTAA
- a CDS encoding succinyl-CoA synthetase alpha subunit-like protein, producing the protein MNDDIKKEQQILQQYRNIAVVGASANPDRPSNAVMKYLIESGYSVIPVNPTVDEVLEQKSYPDLLSVTQPVDIVDVFRASDKVMPIVDEAIAIGAKVLWLQESVVNEAAAEKARQAGLFVVMDRCIAKAHAAMTAKKS; encoded by the coding sequence TTGAATGACGACATAAAAAAAGAACAACAAATACTGCAACAATACCGTAATATCGCGGTAGTCGGAGCATCGGCAAACCCGGACCGGCCCAGTAATGCGGTTATGAAATATTTGATTGAGAGCGGTTATTCGGTTATACCTGTAAATCCCACCGTTGATGAGGTGCTGGAGCAAAAGAGTTATCCTGATCTGCTGTCGGTGACACAACCGGTGGATATTGTGGACGTGTTTCGTGCATCAGACAAAGTTATGCCTATCGTAGATGAGGCCATCGCTATTGGAGCCAAGGTCCTGTGGCTGCAGGAAAGCGTAGTCAATGAAGCGGCAGCGGAAAAGGCCAGACAGGCCGGATTGTTTGTTGTCATGGACCGCTGTATCGCCAAGGCACATGCCGCAATGACAGCTAAAAAGAGCTAG
- a CDS encoding 2-oxoglutarate oxidoreductase beta subunit, with protein sequence MTTHKQVSISDYSPASEIAWCPGCGNFGILRAVNKALVNLQIAPHEVLMVSGIGQAAKLPHYTRANVFNGLHGRPLPAAVAAKIVNTSLHVIAESGDGDAYGEGGNHFMHTMNRNPNLTYLVHNNQVYGLTKGQASPTTDLGFTTKMNPEGAWVALHPLAVAVACDCSFVARGFAGDIDYLTGLIEQGITHKGFALIEILQPCVSFNKKNTYNWYSERIYKVEDEQGYDPEDRTAAFGKSLEWGDKIPVGIIYRHDRETFDEYVGVAGQSPVVREDPAKRQIAGLLEAFT encoded by the coding sequence ATGACGACACATAAGCAGGTAAGCATTTCAGACTATAGCCCGGCTTCTGAAATCGCCTGGTGCCCCGGTTGCGGTAATTTTGGTATCCTGCGGGCCGTCAATAAGGCTTTGGTAAACCTGCAAATAGCACCGCATGAAGTACTTATGGTCTCCGGTATCGGCCAGGCGGCCAAATTGCCGCACTATACCCGGGCTAATGTATTTAACGGGTTGCACGGCCGTCCTTTGCCAGCGGCGGTGGCCGCCAAGATTGTTAATACCAGCCTTCATGTTATCGCTGAGAGTGGTGACGGTGACGCTTATGGTGAAGGCGGCAATCATTTTATGCATACCATGAACCGAAATCCTAATTTGACTTATTTGGTGCATAACAACCAGGTCTATGGTTTAACCAAAGGACAGGCATCACCAACCACTGATTTAGGTTTCACTACCAAAATGAATCCAGAAGGCGCCTGGGTGGCACTGCATCCGCTGGCCGTGGCGGTGGCCTGTGATTGCAGCTTTGTCGCTCGCGGGTTTGCGGGTGATATTGATTACCTGACCGGGTTGATTGAACAGGGTATCACACACAAGGGCTTCGCTCTCATTGAAATACTGCAACCCTGTGTCAGCTTCAATAAAAAAAATACTTATAACTGGTACAGTGAGCGGATTTATAAAGTGGAAGATGAGCAGGGGTATGATCCTGAAGACCGGACGGCGGCTTTCGGGAAATCTTTGGAGTGGGGAGATAAAATCCCGGTCGGCATTATTTATCGCCATGACCGAGAGACTTTTGATGAATACGTTGGCGTGGCAGGACAATCACCGGTGGTTAGGGAGGATCCGGCTAAACGGCAGATTGCTGGATTGCTGGAGGCATTCACTTGA
- a CDS encoding 2oxoglutarate oxidoreductase alpha subunit, whose translation MPLDFNILIGGEAGQGVQSVGSVLAKTLMRGGYEVFADQDFESRIRGGHSFTRVRVSDCPVESPSEKVDMLLSLNGETTEKHLSDMRRGGIIISDEEKTGAANAGKILFLDIPISKIAQETTGNLRMTNTVASAAALGLLDYDFEVLAGVLRQEYGRHGEQVAADNIKAARAGFNFAQTNCPKGYKKRLKAGKSSGKMLVSGNEAVALGAIAAGCQFVSGYPMTPSTPILEFLADKGRDFRIPVIQAEDEIAAINMAVGAAYTGARSLVATSGGGFCLMTEGLSLAGMTETPVVIILGQRAGPSTGLPTRTEQGELEFALHAGHGEFPRIIMAPANATEAFWLTIKAFNLAEKYQSPAIILTDHEMADSYYTVSPFDLGAIAIERGVLTDQEAEKQIDYKRYAYTESGISPRAFPGQGKALVVADSDEHSEAGHIIEDAETRRLMVEKRMRKQEGIKQEIGAPAIIHRDDAKYNLIGWGSSRGAIEEAAMLLEAKGINVCVIHLAELWPFPAEAIIEALAGVADNIVVESNATGQLGRLIRTETGIKADAHITRYDGRPLSAEYIIENFAWKAA comes from the coding sequence ATGCCGCTTGATTTCAATATTCTTATCGGTGGTGAGGCAGGGCAAGGTGTCCAGTCAGTAGGTTCGGTACTTGCCAAGACGTTAATGCGGGGCGGATATGAGGTCTTTGCCGATCAGGACTTTGAATCGCGTATCCGCGGCGGACACTCTTTTACCAGAGTGCGGGTGTCTGACTGCCCGGTAGAATCGCCTTCGGAAAAGGTTGATATGCTTCTGTCTCTAAACGGAGAGACGACTGAGAAGCACCTGTCTGATATGAGGCGCGGCGGTATCATTATATCTGACGAGGAAAAAACCGGCGCGGCAAATGCGGGTAAAATACTGTTTTTGGATATCCCCATATCTAAAATAGCCCAGGAAACTACCGGCAATCTGAGAATGACCAATACCGTGGCTTCAGCTGCCGCCTTGGGTTTGCTTGATTACGATTTTGAAGTGTTAGCCGGGGTGTTGAGGCAGGAATATGGCCGCCACGGCGAGCAGGTAGCCGCAGATAATATTAAGGCCGCCCGCGCAGGCTTTAATTTCGCACAGACTAATTGTCCAAAAGGGTATAAGAAACGTCTGAAGGCCGGAAAGTCCTCCGGGAAGATGCTCGTTTCCGGCAATGAAGCGGTAGCCTTGGGTGCCATCGCGGCTGGTTGTCAGTTTGTATCCGGGTATCCAATGACGCCATCAACACCGATACTTGAATTCCTAGCCGATAAAGGGCGAGATTTCCGTATTCCGGTGATACAGGCTGAAGATGAGATAGCGGCTATTAACATGGCTGTAGGTGCCGCATATACCGGGGCTCGTTCTCTGGTGGCTACCTCGGGCGGAGGTTTCTGTTTGATGACTGAAGGGCTTTCTTTAGCCGGTATGACTGAGACTCCAGTCGTCATCATACTGGGACAACGGGCTGGTCCCTCCACCGGGTTGCCGACACGAACTGAACAGGGAGAGCTTGAGTTTGCGCTGCATGCCGGTCATGGTGAGTTCCCGCGCATAATAATGGCTCCAGCTAACGCAACAGAGGCTTTCTGGCTGACGATCAAGGCCTTCAATCTGGCAGAAAAGTACCAAAGTCCGGCCATTATCCTGACTGACCATGAGATGGCCGATTCTTATTATACGGTTAGCCCCTTTGATCTTGGGGCTATTGCGATAGAACGCGGTGTGCTGACTGACCAGGAAGCGGAAAAGCAAATTGATTATAAACGCTACGCCTATACCGAATCCGGGATTTCACCGCGGGCATTTCCTGGCCAGGGCAAGGCGCTGGTTGTGGCCGATTCTGACGAACATAGTGAGGCAGGCCATATTATTGAGGATGCTGAGACGCGGCGGCTCATGGTCGAGAAGCGGATGCGTAAACAGGAAGGAATCAAGCAAGAAATCGGTGCGCCGGCCATCATTCACCGCGATGATGCCAAGTATAATCTTATTGGCTGGGGCAGCAGTCGCGGTGCCATAGAGGAAGCGGCAATGCTGCTGGAAGCCAAAGGCATCAATGTCTGTGTCATCCACCTTGCGGAATTGTGGCCGTTCCCCGCCGAGGCGATAATTGAAGCTTTGGCCGGGGTTGCCGACAATATTGTCGTTGAGAGCAACGCTACGGGCCAACTGGGCCGGTTGATAAGAACTGAGACAGGCATTAAGGCGGATGCCCACATCACCCGTTATGACGGACGTCCGTTATCGGCTGAATATATCATTGAAAACTTTGCATGGAAGGCGGCCTGA
- a CDS encoding rubredoxin has product MSKYRCSICNYIYDPEQGDPDGGIKPGTAFADIPDDWVCPICGASKDKFVKEI; this is encoded by the coding sequence ATGAGTAAATACCGTTGTAGCATTTGTAATTACATCTACGACCCTGAACAGGGGGATCCGGACGGCGGCATCAAGCCAGGCACAGCCTTTGCAGATATCCCTGACGACTGGGTTTGTCCTATCTGCGGTGCCAGCAAGGATAAATTCGTTAAGGAAATTTGA
- a CDS encoding acetyl-CoA synthetase alpha and beta chain (acetyl-CoA synthetase (ADP-forming) alpha and beta chains, putative), which yields MIQDINGAIEALLRPNSIAVIGVSRREDSIGHKIFQNLLSQSFKGRVFPVNPKADVISGIKVYPSVSHIPESVDLAVMVIPADYILDAAEECGVKGVKAIIVISAGFAEAGNKGAELQRKLVAVCRRYGIRLIGPNCMGVLNTDPIVSMNATFSHVFPPHGNIAMATQSGALGLVILEYAKNLGIGLSTFVSVGNRADVSSNDLLEYWCQDPATGVIMLYLESFGNPKKFARLARAISANKPIVAVKSGRSAAGSRAAASHTGALATVDIAADALFAQTGIIRVDTLEQLFDVSNVLAHQPLPRGSRVAILTNGGGPGAMAADACTAHGLELPALSDATLEGLKMLLPSRASRTNPVDITDAGAEEYRGALMLLADDDNVDAVIVIFIPPVFARSEDVAAVIMDLSTEFYRRGKTLLSSFMGQRGCLSGSPIPAGGSSVPSFAFPESAVYALARARDYNLYRQKPCGMIPELKDIDRERVQKILDNALPGWLLAKDVYAILDAYGIRSLAPTLVTSVDEALNAAQALGYPVVLKLDSATIIHKTDFGGVVLDIRSPQELRQAYDMMMQRLTSAGRLAEVDGMNIQKMVSQGIEVIAGVAHDDVFGPLMLFGLGGIYTELFKDAVTRIHPLTDVDATEMVHSVKAYKLLEGFRGSPPADIPVIEELLLRLSALVTDFPQIKELDLNPVKVFAAGNGCTVVDARILV from the coding sequence ATGATTCAAGACATAAATGGAGCTATTGAAGCTTTACTCAGGCCGAATTCCATAGCGGTCATAGGTGTTTCCCGCCGCGAAGATAGCATCGGGCATAAAATATTCCAGAATCTGCTGAGTCAATCGTTTAAAGGGAGGGTCTTTCCGGTTAATCCCAAGGCTGATGTCATTTCAGGAATTAAGGTATACCCTTCAGTTAGCCATATCCCTGAATCAGTTGACCTGGCGGTTATGGTTATCCCCGCAGATTATATACTGGACGCTGCCGAAGAATGCGGCGTTAAAGGGGTGAAGGCGATAATCGTTATTTCCGCCGGGTTCGCAGAGGCAGGCAATAAAGGCGCTGAACTCCAAAGAAAACTGGTGGCTGTGTGCCGCCGCTACGGCATCAGGTTGATTGGTCCTAACTGCATGGGGGTGCTCAATACAGATCCTATAGTGAGTATGAACGCCACTTTCAGCCATGTTTTTCCACCTCACGGCAACATCGCTATGGCGACCCAGAGCGGTGCCCTGGGTCTGGTGATTCTGGAATACGCTAAAAACCTGGGCATCGGGTTGTCTACCTTTGTTAGTGTCGGCAACCGCGCTGATGTGTCATCGAATGATCTCCTGGAGTACTGGTGCCAAGACCCAGCCACCGGAGTCATTATGCTTTATCTGGAATCGTTCGGTAACCCCAAGAAATTTGCGCGCTTGGCCAGAGCCATTTCAGCTAATAAACCGATTGTGGCAGTGAAAAGCGGTCGGTCAGCTGCCGGTTCCCGTGCGGCGGCTTCCCATACCGGCGCTTTGGCCACTGTCGATATAGCTGCCGATGCCCTTTTTGCCCAAACCGGCATTATCCGGGTAGATACTCTGGAACAGCTTTTTGATGTGTCTAATGTGCTGGCGCACCAGCCTTTGCCCCGCGGTTCGCGGGTTGCTATTCTGACCAATGGCGGAGGGCCGGGCGCCATGGCTGCCGATGCCTGTACGGCGCACGGATTAGAATTACCGGCGTTGAGTGATGCCACCCTTGAAGGTTTAAAGATGCTGCTGCCCAGTCGGGCCTCACGCACAAACCCGGTTGATATTACCGATGCTGGTGCTGAGGAATACCGCGGCGCCCTGATGCTGCTAGCCGATGATGATAACGTTGACGCGGTCATCGTCATCTTCATCCCTCCTGTTTTTGCCCGTTCCGAGGATGTTGCGGCAGTTATCATGGATCTGTCAACCGAGTTTTACCGCCGTGGCAAGACCTTGCTGTCTTCATTTATGGGTCAGCGCGGTTGCTTATCTGGGAGCCCCATCCCTGCGGGCGGGAGCAGTGTTCCTTCATTTGCATTTCCGGAGTCTGCCGTTTATGCCCTGGCGCGGGCAAGGGATTATAACTTGTATCGCCAAAAACCCTGTGGAATGATTCCTGAATTGAAAGATATTGACCGGGAGCGGGTACAGAAAATTCTTGATAATGCGCTACCAGGCTGGTTATTGGCTAAGGATGTATATGCCATTCTTGATGCCTATGGCATAAGGTCATTGGCGCCTACACTTGTTACAAGTGTTGATGAGGCCTTGAATGCAGCTCAAGCGCTTGGTTATCCGGTAGTACTGAAGTTGGACTCAGCCACTATTATCCATAAGACCGATTTTGGCGGAGTTGTACTGGATATCAGATCGCCCCAGGAACTCAGACAGGCTTATGACATGATGATGCAACGGCTGACATCTGCAGGCCGTCTGGCGGAGGTAGACGGGATGAATATCCAAAAGATGGTGTCACAAGGAATTGAGGTCATTGCCGGTGTCGCCCACGACGATGTATTTGGGCCTCTCATGCTGTTTGGGTTGGGGGGCATATATACTGAGCTTTTTAAAGATGCGGTAACGCGTATCCATCCACTTACCGATGTTGATGCCACAGAAATGGTACATTCTGTAAAAGCTTACAAATTACTTGAGGGTTTCCGTGGGTCGCCACCCGCCGATATCCCGGTTATTGAGGAGCTATTGCTGAGGTTGTCTGCTCTGGTGACGGATTTCCCGCAGATAAAAGAACTTGATTTGAATCCAGTCAAAGTCTTTGCGGCGGGTAATGGGTGTACTGTTGTTGATGCCCGTATTCTGGTATGA
- a CDS encoding alpha-mannosidase yields MSNKIYLVPHSHYDAVWAFTKEDYFYINIEKILKPAIEMMADPGYRFLIEQTALIEEIERRNPSLFDDIKRYAQAGQIEIAGGEHLMSDTMLPGGETLVRQIFMGKKYISEKIGVETPVMWGADAFGYNAQMPQIYLKSGYRYFAFRRGADKAAPTEFWWQGLDGSRILTHWMPLGYRAGLFLDELENSFQTLKPAAATEHILMPSGSGSIPPQPETAAAVKKWNRSHKDAHMAVARTVDFFRAVEKTAIELETRQGEQYSGHFSRVFPHCSSSRMWLKQKLRHYEQMILSCEKWVTIGWLLGVPYPADEFRDNWRKILWGAFHDVAPGTGMDDAYEEAHHNFEYLENHLSQILNSFLELIQDNLVSPADAIVFNPLSWPVRNWVEVELGFDRGVVKRIGGLKSDGDEIEVEVEVLEATRYSDDSFHTVKFGFVASVPAFGFRTYKLLKTKPKTGTSFRLKTRGNSIQNQFFRLEVDPGTGLIDVFMDGKHLVHGNELIIEEETGDLYYHRQNLVGDIRTESEAGVTFGKFRMKHFEIQKTALRRVIKLESDYFSLIWPYRLQEKLRPVLWRHSFLSVSKTIIVYHDIPRIDCITRVDNRHPQMQLRVKFATDIESPEYTSEIQFGAVSRAVNQSVTPVEGEWVEKPSGIFPAQNWVDYSDANRGLTLINKGLPSHEVRDGAIYNTLLRSILMLASDGVTGPAVPTPDAQEFKKYTYEYSLYPHHGGWQEAQSYKHGYEVNSGLMAFQISPAANRRKVLPDVFSFVEVEPCNVILTACKKAEDGSGVILRLYEASGTATQAALRFFQSKVQNPDLVAADDSLIRRPTAIRWVNLLEEEEDEMVLCDDGIEISFKPFEIISLKVSF; encoded by the coding sequence GTGAGTAATAAGATTTATCTGGTACCACATAGTCACTATGATGCTGTCTGGGCGTTTACCAAAGAAGACTATTTTTATATTAATATTGAAAAGATACTGAAACCGGCAATAGAGATGATGGCTGACCCTGGTTATCGTTTTCTCATTGAACAAACAGCCCTTATTGAAGAAATTGAACGCCGGAACCCCAGTCTGTTCGATGATATCAAGCGCTATGCTCAAGCGGGTCAGATAGAAATTGCCGGCGGCGAACATCTGATGTCGGATACGATGCTGCCTGGCGGTGAAACACTGGTGCGCCAGATTTTTATGGGGAAAAAATATATCAGTGAGAAGATCGGGGTTGAAACCCCGGTGATGTGGGGTGCGGATGCCTTTGGTTATAACGCCCAGATGCCGCAAATATATCTGAAATCAGGCTATCGCTATTTTGCTTTTCGCCGGGGAGCGGATAAGGCAGCACCAACGGAGTTCTGGTGGCAGGGGTTGGATGGGAGCCGCATTCTGACACACTGGATGCCGCTGGGTTATCGCGCCGGATTGTTCCTGGATGAACTTGAAAATAGCTTTCAAACACTCAAGCCAGCGGCGGCTACGGAGCATATTTTAATGCCTTCCGGTAGCGGTTCAATACCGCCTCAACCAGAAACTGCCGCCGCCGTAAAAAAATGGAATCGCAGCCATAAGGATGCGCACATGGCTGTCGCCCGGACAGTGGATTTTTTTCGTGCCGTGGAAAAAACCGCAATAGAATTAGAAACCAGGCAGGGGGAACAATATTCGGGACACTTTTCTCGTGTTTTCCCGCATTGTTCATCCAGCCGGATGTGGCTCAAACAAAAATTACGTCACTATGAGCAAATGATACTGTCTTGCGAGAAATGGGTCACAATAGGCTGGCTTCTAGGTGTGCCTTATCCTGCTGATGAGTTCCGGGATAACTGGAGAAAGATATTATGGGGGGCATTCCACGATGTGGCACCGGGCACAGGGATGGATGATGCATATGAAGAAGCCCACCATAATTTTGAGTATCTTGAGAATCATCTGTCACAGATATTAAACAGTTTTTTGGAACTTATCCAGGATAATCTTGTGTCGCCGGCTGATGCCATCGTCTTTAACCCGCTATCATGGCCGGTCAGGAATTGGGTTGAGGTTGAGTTAGGTTTTGACCGGGGCGTGGTCAAGCGAATCGGGGGGCTTAAAAGCGACGGGGATGAAATTGAAGTTGAGGTCGAAGTACTTGAAGCCACCCGCTATTCAGATGACTCTTTCCATACCGTTAAGTTCGGCTTTGTAGCGTCGGTGCCAGCCTTTGGATTCCGTACTTATAAGTTACTAAAAACCAAACCCAAGACCGGCACGTCATTCCGGCTTAAAACCCGGGGCAACAGTATTCAGAACCAATTCTTCCGTCTTGAGGTAGATCCGGGAACAGGACTGATAGATGTTTTCATGGATGGTAAACATCTGGTACACGGCAATGAACTCATCATCGAAGAAGAAACCGGCGACCTTTATTATCACCGGCAAAACCTGGTTGGTGATATCAGAACTGAAAGTGAAGCAGGTGTCACTTTTGGTAAATTCCGCATGAAGCACTTTGAGATTCAAAAGACTGCGCTGAGAAGAGTTATCAAGCTAGAAAGCGATTATTTTTCGCTCATTTGGCCGTACAGGTTGCAAGAAAAACTGCGCCCGGTACTATGGCGTCACAGTTTCTTGTCTGTTTCCAAAACAATCATTGTATATCATGATATTCCCCGTATTGACTGTATAACCAGGGTCGATAACCGTCATCCCCAAATGCAACTCAGGGTTAAGTTCGCCACCGATATTGAAAGTCCGGAATACACCTCCGAGATCCAGTTTGGAGCGGTCAGCCGGGCTGTAAATCAGTCGGTTACCCCTGTGGAAGGGGAATGGGTGGAGAAACCTTCAGGGATTTTCCCGGCCCAGAATTGGGTGGATTATTCCGATGCCAACCGCGGCCTAACATTGATAAATAAAGGACTGCCTTCACATGAAGTCCGTGACGGCGCTATTTACAATACGCTCTTGAGGAGTATCCTGATGCTGGCTTCGGATGGGGTCACCGGGCCAGCGGTACCTACTCCGGATGCTCAGGAGTTTAAAAAATACACCTATGAGTATTCATTATATCCACATCACGGCGGCTGGCAGGAAGCACAATCATATAAGCACGGTTATGAGGTCAACAGTGGCCTTATGGCCTTCCAGATCAGTCCGGCTGCCAACCGGCGCAAAGTCCTACCGGACGTTTTTTCTTTTGTAGAAGTCGAGCCATGCAATGTCATTTTAACCGCCTGCAAAAAAGCAGAAGATGGCAGCGGGGTCATACTTCGACTTTATGAGGCGAGCGGGACAGCGACTCAGGCCGCTCTCCGTTTCTTTCAATCGAAAGTGCAAAACCCTGATCTTGTTGCCGCAGATGATAGCCTCATCCGCCGCCCTACGGCAATCCGCTGGGTAAATCTACTGGAGGAAGAAGAGGATGAGATGGTTCTTTGCGATGACGGCATTGAGATCAGCTTCAAGCCGTTTGAGATCATCAGTCTTAAGGTCAGTTTTTAA
- a CDS encoding DNA-binding response regulator LuxR family has translation MKFFGTGGMIKIILADDHKIVRQGVRALLEYEPDFNVVGEAGNGAEALLLLETSLPDVLVTDLSMPFYTGIELAQEIRKRKWPIKVIVLSMHNDTTYVHHAMLAGASGYVLKESGVEYTVIAIRKALAGEKYVSPPLVLPSIN, from the coding sequence ATTAAATTTTTCGGTACAGGTGGGATGATTAAAATAATTCTCGCGGATGATCATAAAATTGTTAGACAGGGTGTGCGGGCATTATTGGAATATGAACCTGATTTTAACGTCGTCGGTGAAGCCGGTAACGGCGCCGAAGCATTGCTGCTGTTAGAAACTTCCCTGCCGGATGTACTGGTGACAGACCTCTCTATGCCGTTTTATACCGGCATAGAATTAGCCCAGGAAATCAGAAAAAGAAAATGGCCGATTAAAGTCATTGTTCTATCCATGCACAACGATACAACTTATGTACACCATGCCATGTTAGCCGGAGCCAGCGGTTATGTCCTCAAAGAATCAGGCGTTGAATACACCGTGATAGCTATCCGTAAAGCACTGGCTGGCGAAAAATACGTCAGTCCGCCCCTGGTTTTACCGTCAATAAATTAA
- a CDS encoding cysteine synthase: MAAKQKIKGIFSRTQKLPHFRGIAADITETIGNTPLVRLNRITEGAVAEIAAKIESFNPLHSVKDRVGVAMINAAEATGRLKPGGTIIEATSGNTGVALAFTAAARGYHLILTMPETFSIERRQLLAILGATIELTPGAEGMSGAVRRAQKIRDANPGYFMPQQFDNPANPEIHRLTTAEEIWRDTEGRADVLVAGVGTGGTISGIAEVLKSRKASFKTIAVEPAASPVLSGGKAGPHRIQGIGAGFVPQILRTDLIDEIIQVTNENASATALRLAREEGILAGISSGAAVWAAVEVAKRPDMKGKLIVVVLPDTGERYLSTGLQ; this comes from the coding sequence ATGGCGGCCAAGCAAAAAATCAAAGGGATATTTTCACGCACTCAGAAATTACCACATTTCCGTGGCATAGCCGCCGATATTACAGAAACCATTGGCAATACCCCTCTGGTGCGCTTGAACCGGATCACTGAGGGTGCTGTTGCCGAGATAGCAGCTAAAATAGAATCCTTCAATCCACTGCATAGTGTGAAAGACCGTGTCGGCGTAGCCATGATCAACGCCGCCGAGGCTACAGGAAGATTGAAGCCCGGAGGTACTATTATTGAAGCGACTTCCGGCAATACCGGGGTTGCCCTGGCCTTTACCGCCGCCGCCCGGGGTTACCATCTTATCTTGACCATGCCGGAAACCTTCTCCATAGAACGGCGTCAACTCCTGGCTATCCTGGGGGCAACGATTGAGCTTACCCCTGGCGCGGAAGGTATGAGCGGGGCTGTCAGGCGCGCCCAGAAAATCCGTGATGCCAACCCCGGATATTTCATGCCTCAGCAGTTCGATAACCCTGCCAACCCTGAAATACACCGGCTAACTACGGCTGAAGAAATTTGGCGTGACACCGAAGGGCGGGCAGATGTGCTGGTGGCTGGTGTGGGCACCGGCGGTACAATCAGCGGTATCGCTGAAGTTCTCAAAAGCCGCAAGGCTTCTTTCAAGACCATCGCTGTAGAACCTGCCGCCTCACCTGTACTCTCCGGCGGCAAGGCAGGTCCTCATAGAATCCAGGGTATAGGTGCCGGCTTTGTACCCCAGATTTTAAGGACAGATCTGATCGATGAAATAATCCAGGTCACAAATGAAAATGCCAGCGCCACTGCCCTCAGACTAGCCCGGGAAGAGGGTATCCTGGCTGGTATTTCATCGGGTGCGGCTGTGTGGGCGGCGGTGGAAGTAGCCAAACGGCCGGATATGAAGGGCAAACTGATCGTAGTTGTGTTGCCGGACACCGGTGAACGCTACTTATCCACTGGTCTTCAGTAA